Within Thermovirga sp., the genomic segment GGGGGGAACTGCTCCTTTTTCGGATCCTGATAGGCCTTTCCAAGAGGATCAAGGAGGTTCTGAGGGAAGCCCGAAAAGAAATACCCGGCATCGAAAAACTCTCCGAAGGGATCCGGGATCTGGAAGTGGAACTTGAAAAACTCCAGGTCCTGTCCGATGACGGTGAACTCTACGACAGCGCCTCGGAGAAACTAGCCCGGGTAAGGCTCTCCCTCAGAGACCTCACGTTCAGGGCGCGGTCCCGGTGCGCGGCGCTCTCCTCGGAGCCCGGTATGACCCCGATGCTTCAGGACAGGGTTGTGCACTTCAGGAACGGGCGATTCGCCCTCCTGGTCAGGGCCGAGGACTCCGGGCGGTTCGACGGGATAGCCATCGATAGGTCTTCTTCCGGCAAGGGCGTTTACATGGAGCCAAAAGAACTCGTTTCCCTGAACAACAGGATCGAGATTCTCCGACGCGAGGAAAACGAGGAGGAGAGAAGGATCCTGTCTTCCCTCACCGTCATGCTCCTGGAAAAAGAACTCCCCATCCTGGAGACCGAGTCCGCCCTGGCCAGGATCGATGTCCTTTATGCCTGTGATCAATTCATGGCTGAATCTTCCTGGACCCTGCCCGAACTGGATGATCGATCCCGCTTCCACTTCCAGGACCTCTGGAACCCACTGATCGGTAAAGAGTGCGTACCGGTGAGCATCCACTGCGGAGAGAGGTTTCGCCAACTGATCATCACCGGGCCCAATACCGGCGGGAAAACGGTGGTGCTGAAGTCGGTAGCCATCGGGATCTTCCTCGCCCTGTCGGGACTCCCCGTCCCCGCGGCCGAGGGAACCCGGGTGGGCTGGATCGTCCACATGGCAGCTGACATAGGCGATGAGCAGGGTATAGAGCAGAGCCTCTCCACCTTCAGTTCCCATATTCGAAGGATTATAGCCATGATGGAGAAGGCCGGCAAGGATAGCCTCTTCCTGCTGGATGAACTCGGAGCCGGAACGGACCCTCAGGAGGGCGCCGCCCTGGGGATCGCCATCCTGGAAGCATTGAAGGAAAGAGGTTCCCTGGTTCTTGCTACAACCCATCATAACCCCATAAAACGCTACGCCCTCGGTAGCAGGGGGGTGGAAGCGGCCGGCATGGAGTTCGACCCGGCCACCCTGGCCCCGACATTTAAACTGATCATGGGACTTCCTGGAAAGAGCAACGCTCTGTTCATCGCCGAGAGGCTAGGAATGCCCAAGGAAGTCATCGACTTGGCCAGGGAACACCTTTCCGGCGAGGCTCGGACGGCAGAGCAGGTCATGGCGGAACTTTTCGATAAGCAGGTCGAACTGGAGAGTGCGGGAACGGCCTTGGCCGAGGAGAGGAAGAATCTCGCCTCACTTAGGCGAAAATTCGAGGATAGGATCCGAGGGGTAGACGAAAAACAGGAAAAAATCTTGGAGGCCGCCGACAAAAAGGCCAAGATCATCATGGATAAGGCGGAAAGAACTGCCCTGGAGATGCTCAACCGGTTGCGCGGGGCCGCCGAATCATCCGCCCGCAGGGAATTTGGGAAGTCAAAGGAAGAAATGCAGCCGCTGAAGGACAGGATAAACCGCAGGGAGAAGACTCTGGCCAGGAAAAGGATGGAAAGAGAAGGTGTTCCCAGGGTTGGTGATGTCGTCAAGTTTATAGGCACCGAGGCCAGAGGTGTCGTCGAATCTATAAAAGGGGACAAGGCCGCGGTAGTCGCGGGCTCCATGACGATAGACGTC encodes:
- a CDS encoding endonuclease MutS2; its protein translation is MRVEDKTTELVEITAVLERMSRRTRSEIGVSLLREMVPAASVNAARQRQEQLKSYIRYVETRGELPWDERIKPLGSLLESARDSAVLAGGELLLFRILIGLSKRIKEVLREARKEIPGIEKLSEGIRDLEVELEKLQVLSDDGELYDSASEKLARVRLSLRDLTFRARSRCAALSSEPGMTPMLQDRVVHFRNGRFALLVRAEDSGRFDGIAIDRSSSGKGVYMEPKELVSLNNRIEILRREENEEERRILSSLTVMLLEKELPILETESALARIDVLYACDQFMAESSWTLPELDDRSRFHFQDLWNPLIGKECVPVSIHCGERFRQLIITGPNTGGKTVVLKSVAIGIFLALSGLPVPAAEGTRVGWIVHMAADIGDEQGIEQSLSTFSSHIRRIIAMMEKAGKDSLFLLDELGAGTDPQEGAALGIAILEALKERGSLVLATTHHNPIKRYALGSRGVEAAGMEFDPATLAPTFKLIMGLPGKSNALFIAERLGMPKEVIDLAREHLSGEARTAEQVMAELFDKQVELESAGTALAEERKNLASLRRKFEDRIRGVDEKQEKILEAADKKAKIIMDKAERTALEMLNRLRGAAESSARREFGKSKEEMQPLKDRINRREKTLARKRMEREGVPRVGDVVKFIGTEARGVVESIKGDKAAVVAGSMTIDVPLKDLARVEGKVPSPAAEPFQSAHVPVPRGVPSSIMVRGMTVDEAIPEMEVYLDRAFRAGYGEVVIIHGRGEGILRREVHS